Proteins co-encoded in one Callospermophilus lateralis isolate mCalLat2 chromosome 2, mCalLat2.hap1, whole genome shotgun sequence genomic window:
- the LOC143391066 gene encoding olfactory receptor 8B8-like, with translation MDIGNSSFVTEFILVGLTEYSGIQLPLFFIFLGIYVVTVAGNLGLFTLIGLNSHLHTPMYYFLFNLSCIDLCYSSVITPKLLVNFVSERNTISYAGCMTQLFFYCLLVSAECYVLTAMAYDRYVAICKPLLYMVTMSPQFCTQLAVVIYVGAFIGAWAHTGCMLRLTFCKANTINHYMCEIFPLLELSCTSTHINELVVFIVVGFDVAVPTVTIAVSYTFILTSILRIHSTEGRSKAFSTCSSHIIVVSVFFGSGAFMYLHPSSLLSMDQGKVSTVFYTIVVPMLNPLIYSFRNKEVKVALKKTLSRKIFS, from the coding sequence ATGGACATTGGAAACAGTTCCTTCGTCACTGAGTTTATCCTGGTGGGTTTAACAGAATATTCAGGGATCCAGCTCCCCCTTTTCTTTATCTTCTTGGGAATCTATGTGGTCACAGTGGCAGGAAACCTGGGCTTGTTTACTCTAATTGGATTGAATTCTCACCTTCACACTCCCATGTACTACTTCCTCTTCAACCTATCCTGTATTGATCTCTGTTACTCTTCTGTCATTACCCCAAAGCTGTTGGTAAACTTCGTGTCAGAAAGGAACACCATCTCCTATGCAGGATGCATGACTCAGCTCTTTTTCTACTGCCTCTTGGTCAGTGCAGAGTGCTATGTGTTGACGGCCATGGCCTACGATCGCTACGTGGCCATCTGTAAACCCCTTCTGTACATGGTTACCATGTCCCCTCAGTTCTGCACTCAACTGGCTGTGGTCATATATGTGGGAGCGTTCATAGGTGCTTGGGCCCACACAGGGTGCATGCTGAGGTTGACCTTCTGTAAGGCCAACACCATCAACCACTATATGTGTGAGATCTTTCCCCTCCTGGAGCTCTCCTGCACCAGCACTCACATCAACGAACTGGTGGTATTTATTGTCGTGGGCTTTGATGTTGCTGTGCCCACTGTCACCATCGCTGTCTCTTACACattcatcctcaccagcattcttCGCATTCATTCCACTGAAGGAAGATCCAAGGCCTTCAGCACTTGTAGTTCTCATATAATTGTGGTATCTGTTTTCTTTGGGTCGGGGGCGTTCATGTACCTCCATCCTTCTTCTCTTTtgtccatggaccaggggaaggtGTCTAccgtgttctacaccattgtggtACCCATGCTCAATCCTCTCATCTACAGCTTCAGGAACAAGGAGGTAAAGGTTGCCCTGAAAAAAACCTTGAGCAGGAAAATATTTTCTTGA
- the LOC143391065 gene encoding olfactory receptor 8B3-like, producing MAHGNGSFVTEFILVGLTDQPDLQVPLFIFFLIIYMVTVLGNLSLITLIGLNSHLHTPMYFFLFNLSFIDLCYSSVFTPKMLMNFVLKKNIISYRGCMTQLYFFSFFSISECYVLTSMAYDRYVAICNPLLYYLSMSPKVCSNLMLGSYLMAFSGAMAHTGCMLRLTFCDVNIINHYFCDILPVMQLSCTSTYINELEVFIVVGINIIVPSLTIIISYGFIISSILRISSTEGRSKAFSTCSSHIIAVSLFFGSGAFMYLKPSSAGSMDEGKISSVFYTNTVPLMNPLIYSLRNKDVQVALKKTLMRRN from the coding sequence ATGGCTCATGGAAATGGCTCTTTTGTGACTGAGTTTATTCTGGTGGGGCTAACAGACCAGCCAGACCTCCAAGTCCCCCTGTTTATCTTCTTTCTAATAATATATATGGTCACTGTGTTGGGAAATTTGAGTTTGATAACTCTAATTGGGCTGAATTCACATCTTCACACccccatgtattttttcctctttaacttGTCCTTCATTGACCTCTGTTACTCTTCTGTCTTTACACCCAAAATGCTGATGAACTTTGTATTAAAGAAGAATATTATCTCCTACAGAGGATGCATGACCCAGCTttactttttcagttttttttctatttccgagTGCTATGTGCTGACATCaatggcctatgaccgctatgtAGCCATCTGTAATCCACTTTTGTACTACTTATCCATGTCCCCTAAGgtgtgctccaaccttatgcttgGTTCTTACTTGATGGCATTCTCTGGTGCCATGGCCCACACTGGATGCATGCTGAGACTGACCTTCTGTGATGTGAACATCATCAACCACTATTTCTGTGACATCCTCCCTGTGATGCAGCTCTCCTGCACCAGCACCTACATCAATGAGCTGGAGGTTTTCATTGTGGTGGGCATCAACATCATTGTGCCCAGCCTCACCATCATTATTTCCTATGGCTTTATCATTTCCAGCATCCTCCGAATAAGCTCCACTGAGGGCAGGTCCAAAGCTTTCAGCACCTGCAGTTCCCACATAATTGCTGTCTCTCTGTTCTTTGGATCAGGTGCATTTATGTATCTTAAGCCATCTTCTGCTGGGTCAATGGATGAGGGCAAAATCTCCTCTGTCTTTTATACCAATACAGTTCCTTTGATGAACCCTTTGATCTACAGCTTGAGGAACAAAGATGTTCAAGTTGCCCTGAAGAAAACCCTAATGAGGAGAAATTGA